One window from the genome of Aricia agestis chromosome 6, ilAriAges1.1, whole genome shotgun sequence encodes:
- the LOC121728281 gene encoding uncharacterized protein LOC121728281: MIAIEPEQPRPEAPREPSTSKALTRSSAVSQRSVDAVVPPGGANDPLHRSKLAPTRSSSETSAGKKMPNLRKTKNSSIESTMSLPNQKSLEKKHGGLRHQKAIAAHSDVTLSSQPSVSDDRKALREALYQGIFHRHRRTIFAVGSFLRMLRTKTSNYDSIRSDSDEI; encoded by the coding sequence ATGATCGCGATAGAGCCGGAGCAGCCCCGGCCGGAGGCGCCGAGGGAGCCGTCGACGTCGAAGGCGCTGACGAGGTCGAGCGCCGTCAGCCAGAGGTCGGTGGACGCGGTGGTGCCCCCGGGCGGCGCGAACGACCCGCTGCACCGGTCGAAGCTGGCGCCGACGCGCTCCTCGTCGGAGACGTCGGCAGGGAAGAAGATGCCGAACCTGCGAAAGACGAAGAACTCGTCGATCGAGTCGACGATGAGCCTGCCGAACCAGAAGTCACTGGAGAAGAAGCACGGCGGGCTGCGCCACCAGAAGGCGATCGCGGCGCACTCGGACGTGACGCTGAGCTCGCAGCCCTCCGTGTCGGACGACCGCAAGGCGCTGCGCGAGGCGCTGTACCAGGGCATCTTCCACCGCCACCGCCGGACGATATTCGCGGTGGGCTCCTTCCTGCGGATGTTGCGGACTAAGACGTCCAACTACGACTCCATACGGTCCGACTCGGATGAGATTTAG
- the LOC121727886 gene encoding uncharacterized protein LOC121727886 — MEPVDNNQFEVITAKRKIQTGPNVYLNPALDLLANEDPMCNNAMEITATKKRKRTKSCDIVAFENSGLDLGVNKAAVNEFLMKELENVRKNFKTYKDLPTTSNSIEPLSQTSNSEPIYANLTELHNATQQNTVPEIELSPVTSIHKYDIDSVDHLEADSGISIVEQKSLSATTTQELINNDLSSIHQTMSMQTNLTNQVFINNTSNSNINLSFIDRLALDSPMNSNQSLYLDDDLNESNIMEIKTITIITKKKIVSNKKNTNPFLDPNLQYEVAEGAENPFLDRDETNDLEYNTMAPREIDNVPNNIMPRRLFAHDTNSTVSTFNESSMPAEAHEYENVGLYRSESPIYENIGEDIVDTHYNKQSKILGCDVSQFSSGDILNRNSQNNTNDSQDSKKDSKHNLFKATKLSKKVFKTLKKKFKGEKVEANVTLNPYEVPRKTPKIKSEKKEPGIENPALKLDNSDEIEIEELDEEHQYETIKTIRNTRLNTNVTPLRERAIDNIDTSQNRTYTPGKKVRFDSTMNKEKIITGNSFDCGIQSPGFDAKIDKYHDELENCINERKFIQQNM; from the coding sequence ATGGAACCAGTTGACAACAATCAATTCGAAGTGATCACAGCCAAGAGAAAAATACAGACGGGTCCTAACGTGTACCTCAATCCAGCCCTAGATCTGTTGGCCAACGAGGATCCTATGTGCAACAACGCTATGGAGATAACCGCTACTAAAAAACGCAAACGAACCAAGAGCTGTGATATTGTAGCATTTGAGAACTCCGgattagatttaggagtaaataAGGCAGCTGTAAACGAATTCCTGATGAAGGAATTGGAAAATGTGCGGAAAAATTTCAAGACTTACAAAGATTTACCTACGACTAGTAATAGTATCGAACCACTATCACAAACGAGCAATTCGGAACCAATTTATGCAAACTTGACTGAGTTACATAATGCTACACAGCAGAACACTGTCCCCGAGATAGAATTAAGTCCGGTAACATCAATACATAAATATGATATTGACAGTGTGGATCATCTTGAAGCTGATTCAGGAATATCAATAGTTGAACAGAAATCATTGAGTGCTACAACAACTCAGGAATTAATCAACAATGATTTGTCCTCTATACACCAAACAATGAGCATGCAGACAAACCTCACAAATCAAGTATTCATTAACAACACTAGCAACAGCAATATCAATTTGAGTTTTATTGACCGCCTCGCTTTAGATTCTCCAATGAATTCCAATCAATCGTTATATTTGGACGACGATTTAAACGAGAGCAACATCATGGAGATCAAAACTATAACAATAATCACTAAAAAGAAGATAGTTTCCAATAAAAAGAACACCAACCCATTCCTAGATCCTAATTTGCAATATGAAGTTGCTGAGGGTGCGGAAAACCCGTTTTTGGATAGAGATGAAACCAATGATTTAGAGTATAACACTATGGCACCTAGAGAAATAGATAACGTCCCAAACAACATAATGCCTAGAAGACTATTCGCTCATGATACTAACAGCACCGTGTCTACTTTTAATGAATCATCAATGCCTGCAGAAGCACATGAATATGAAAATGTTGGGTTGTATAGATCGGAGAGCCCCATCTATGAAAACATAGGAGAAGACATTGTTGATACACACTATAACAAGCAAAGTAAAATACTCGGGTGTGATGTTTCTCAGTTCAGTTCGGGGGATATTCTAAATAGAAATAGCCAAAATAATACTAACGATTCACAAGACAGTAAAAAGGATTCCAAACACAATTTATTCAAAGCAACCAAGTTATCAAAAAAAGTATTCAAAACTTTAAAGAAAAAGTTCAAAGGGGAAAAGGTAGAAGCAAACGTAACACTGAACCCGTATGAAGTGCCAAGAAAAACACCAAAAATTAAATCAGAGAAGAAGGAACCCGGGATAGAAAACCCCGCTCTGAAACTTGATAATTCCGATGAAATAGAAATTGAGGAGTTGGACGAGGAACACCAGTATGAAACAATAAAGACCATCAGAAATACAAGACTTAACACCAATGTTACTCCACTTAGAGAAAGAGCTATAGATAATATAGATACATCCCAAAATAGGACTTATACACCCGGCAAGAAGGTGCGTTTTGATTCAACGATGAacaaggaaaaaattataacggGCAACAGCTTTGACTGTGGCATACAAAGCCCAGGTTTTGACGCAAAGATTGATAAATACCATGATGAACTAGAAAACTGCATCAATGAAAGAAAATTCATACAACAAAATATGTGA
- the LOC121728238 gene encoding uncharacterized protein LOC121728238, producing the protein MPHIDRRHHANTINYSLRSFQTIVDESDARSVPTRRYRETLKVASQSALDQNESRARSVCVSRAARADHRQTRSAGPIRRAASLDPRIPRRDSVTIPVKTVNRRPIEKLPYAVSVQTLTIPTCADPPRDSTSKRRRADNAIKASNFTQVGARRACGGRGTANRLLLQISEADQVTDFERILDSNAILSRARGHVWRASGPPPLTAGRPRSSYSLQAVSQAYHYLFRRHEEALQPLVDRYRRAAADDGRPSPDDGRFEDLQNLSEFYEDDRELHEEIESITDRIVLEEASAADDDRAARSNFSVNLAGLIEVRSVSPIPEGTSPVERAEAGEWPESSMSGRAGEVDPGVERLAEALSAVEIDYDESVPRITFSDCCDDARGAARPPPAPRDDADEARPPVM; encoded by the coding sequence ATGCCGCACATCGATCGACGGCATCACGCCAACACGATAAATTACTCTTTACGCTCATTCCAAACAATCGTCGACGAAAGCGATGCACGCTCAGTCCCGACTCGACGGTACCGCGAGACACTCAAAGTGGCGTCCCAATCCGCGCTCGATCAGAATGAGTCGCGCGCCAGGAGCGTGTGCGTCTCCCGGGCCGCGCGCGCGGACCACCGCCAGACCAGAAGCGCCGGGCCCATCCGCCGGGCCGCCTCCCTCGATCCCCGCATCCCGCGCCGCGATTCCGTGACCATTCCCGTCAAAACGGTCAACCGGCGGCCTATCGAAAAACTTCCGTACGCGGTTTCCGTCCAGACGCTGACCATACCGACTTGCGCGGATCCCCCTCGCGACTCGACCTCCAAACGCCGCCGCGCCGATAATGCGATTAAGGCTTCTAATTTTACGCAGGTCGGGGCCAGGCGGGCGTGCGGCGGGCGCGGGACGGCGAACAGGCTGCTGCTGCAGATCAGCGAAGCCGACCAAGTGACCGACTTTGAAAGGATTCTCGACTCTAATGCGATACTGTCGCGAGCGCGCGGGCACGTGTGGCGCGCGAGCGGCCCGCCGCCTCTAACAGCGGGGCGCCCCCGCTCCTCCTACAGCCTGCAGGCCGTGAGCCAGGCGTACCACTACCTGTTCCGACGGCACGAGGAAGCGCTGCAGCCTCTCGTCGACCGataccgccgcgccgccgccgacgACGGCCGACCGAGTCCCGACGACGGCCGCTTCGAGGACCTGCAGAACCTCTCCGAGTTCTACGAGGACGACCGCGAGCTGCACGAGGAGATCGAGTCCATCACCGACCGCATCGTTCTCGAGGAGGCGAGCGCCGCCGACGACGATCGCGCCGCGAGGAGCAACTTCAGCGTGAACCTAGCCGGTCTCATCGAGGTCCGCTCGGTGTCCCCCATTCCCGAGGGTACCTCCCCGGTCGAGAGGGCCGAGGCCGGGGAATGGCCGGAGTCGAGCATGAGCGGGCGAGCGGGTGAGGTCGACCCCGGAGTCGAGCGGTTGGCCGAGGCGCTGAGCGCCGTCGAGATCGACTACGATGAGAGCGTCCCGCGGATAACCTTCAGCGACTGCTGCGACGACGCGCGGggcgccgcccgcccgccccccgcgccccgcgATGACGCCGACGAGGCGCGCCCGCCTGTGATGTAA